A DNA window from Enterobacter asburiae contains the following coding sequences:
- a CDS encoding DMT family transporter yields MSVSRFKFSVKPQEAILILITMFWGGTFLAVQYAVTLSDPFFFVGLRFATAALAVGLISLKTLRGLTLKELKAGVAIGVAIAMGYSLQTWGLQTISSSKSAFITAMYVPLVPLLQWLCLGRLPGLMSCIGIVLAFIGLILLAGPENNLLALGPGEIITLIGAIAIAAEIILISAWAGKVDVKRVTVVQLATASLVAFATMVPAGESVPPMSTGLVVVALGLGIFSAIIQVTMNWAQRSVSPTRATVIYTGEPVWAGIFGRIAGERLPLLALVGAAFIVAGVLVSELKLKRKKNALPENDSATLNQES; encoded by the coding sequence ATGTCTGTCTCACGCTTCAAATTCTCCGTTAAACCGCAGGAAGCCATCCTCATTCTCATCACCATGTTCTGGGGCGGGACGTTTCTGGCCGTTCAGTACGCGGTGACCCTCAGCGATCCGTTCTTTTTTGTTGGCCTGCGCTTTGCGACGGCGGCGCTTGCCGTGGGGCTAATTTCGCTTAAAACGCTGCGGGGGCTGACGCTGAAAGAACTTAAGGCCGGCGTGGCGATTGGGGTGGCGATAGCGATGGGCTACAGCCTGCAAACGTGGGGATTGCAGACCATCTCCAGCAGTAAATCCGCGTTTATCACCGCCATGTATGTGCCGCTGGTGCCGCTGCTGCAGTGGCTGTGCCTGGGGCGGCTGCCGGGGCTGATGTCCTGTATTGGCATCGTGCTGGCGTTTATCGGCCTGATCTTACTGGCCGGGCCGGAAAACAACCTGCTTGCGCTGGGGCCGGGCGAAATCATCACCCTGATAGGGGCGATTGCCATTGCGGCGGAAATTATTCTGATTAGCGCCTGGGCGGGCAAGGTCGACGTCAAGCGGGTAACGGTGGTGCAGCTCGCCACAGCGTCGCTGGTGGCGTTTGCGACGATGGTGCCGGCAGGGGAGTCCGTGCCGCCGATGTCCACCGGCCTGGTGGTGGTCGCACTGGGGCTGGGTATCTTCAGCGCCATTATTCAGGTCACCATGAACTGGGCGCAGCGCAGCGTATCGCCAACCCGCGCGACGGTGATTTATACCGGTGAACCGGTCTGGGCGGGGATTTTCGGACGCATCGCAGGTGAGCGTTTGCCGCTTCTGGCGCTGGTGGGCGCGGCATTCATTGTCGCCGGGGTGCTGGTGAGCGAGTTAAAGCTCAAACGGAAGAAAAACGCGCTGCCAGAAAATGACAGCGCGACGTTAAATCAGGAATCCTGA
- a CDS encoding general stress protein, producing the protein MANHRGGSGNFAEDRERASEAGRKGGQHSGGNFKNDPQRASEAGKKGGKNSHGSSK; encoded by the coding sequence ATGGCAAACCATCGTGGTGGTTCAGGTAATTTCGCAGAAGACCGTGAAAGAGCATCAGAAGCAGGCCGTAAAGGTGGCCAGCATAGCGGGGGCAACTTCAAGAATGACCCGCAACGCGCATCTGAAGCTGGCAAGAAAGGGGGGAAAAACAGCCACGGCAGCAGTAAGTAA
- the wrbA gene encoding NAD(P)H:quinone oxidoreductase, whose product MAKVLVLYYSMYGHIETMAHAVAEGANRVDGVEVVVKRVPETMQAEAFLKAGGKTQNAPVATPQELADYDAIIFGTPTRFGNMSGQMRTFLDQTGGLWASGALYGKLASVFSSTGTGGGQEQTITSTWTTLAHHGMVIVPIGYGAQELFDISQVRGGTPYGATTIAGGDGSRQPSNEELSIARYQGEYVAGLAKKLNG is encoded by the coding sequence ATGGCAAAAGTTCTGGTGCTCTATTATTCCATGTATGGACACATTGAAACCATGGCTCACGCGGTAGCAGAAGGTGCGAACAGGGTTGATGGCGTTGAGGTTGTGGTGAAACGCGTACCGGAAACCATGCAGGCGGAAGCCTTCCTGAAAGCCGGGGGGAAAACGCAAAACGCCCCGGTCGCCACCCCGCAGGAGCTGGCGGACTATGATGCCATTATCTTCGGCACACCGACCCGCTTCGGCAATATGTCGGGCCAGATGCGCACCTTCCTCGATCAAACCGGCGGACTTTGGGCATCCGGGGCGCTCTACGGCAAACTCGCCAGCGTATTCAGCTCTACCGGCACCGGCGGCGGTCAGGAGCAGACGATTACCTCAACCTGGACTACCCTTGCTCATCACGGGATGGTGATTGTGCCGATTGGCTACGGCGCCCAGGAGCTGTTTGACATTTCCCAGGTGCGTGGCGGTACGCCGTACGGCGCAACCACCATTGCCGGTGGGGATGGCTCACGTCAGCCAAGCAATGAAGAACTGTCTATCGCCCGCTATCAGGGTGAATACGTCGCGGGTCTGGCCAAAAAACTGAACGGCTAA
- a CDS encoding YccJ family protein, producing the protein MPTQESKAHHVGEWASLRNTSPEIAEAIFEVAKYDEKLAEQIWEEGNDEVLVRAFEKTDKDSLFWGEQTIERKNV; encoded by the coding sequence ATGCCAACTCAAGAATCCAAAGCTCACCACGTGGGCGAATGGGCAAGTTTACGCAACACCTCTCCGGAGATTGCCGAAGCTATCTTTGAAGTCGCGAAGTACGATGAAAAGCTGGCCGAGCAGATTTGGGAGGAAGGTAACGATGAGGTGCTGGTGCGCGCCTTCGAAAAAACGGATAAAGACTCGCTCTTCTGGGGCGAGCAAACCATCGAACGTAAAAACGTCTAA
- the agp gene encoding bifunctional glucose-1-phosphatase/inositol phosphatase: MKKALLALAVAGSISATFGVQAQETPEGYQLEQVLIMSRHNLRAPLANNGSVLEQSTPKQWPEWEVPGGQLTTKGGVLEVYMGHYMREWLAQQGMVKTGECPAADSVYAYANSLQRTVATAQFFITGAFPGCDVPVHHQEKMGTMDPTFNPVITDNSPEFREKALKAMESERQKMQLGESYKLLEQMTNYADSPSCKEKKVCSLTDAKDTFSADYEKEPGVSGPLKVGNSLVDAFTLQYYEGFPADQVAWGEIKTDQQWRVLSKLKNGYQDSLFTSTEVAQNVAKPLVKYIDKTLVTEQAKAPKITLLVGHDSNIASLLTALDFKPYQLHDQQERTPIGGKIVFQRWHDKNANQELMKIEYVYQSSEQLRNASVLSLQSPAQRVTLELKGCPVDANGFCPVDKFNAVMNNAAK; this comes from the coding sequence ATGAAAAAAGCACTACTCGCGCTGGCAGTCGCCGGTTCCATTTCAGCAACGTTTGGCGTGCAGGCGCAAGAGACGCCGGAAGGGTATCAGCTGGAGCAAGTTTTAATCATGAGCCGTCACAACCTGCGCGCGCCGCTCGCCAATAACGGTAGCGTGCTGGAGCAGTCCACGCCGAAGCAGTGGCCGGAGTGGGAGGTGCCGGGCGGTCAGCTCACCACCAAGGGCGGCGTGCTGGAAGTCTATATGGGCCATTACATGCGCGAGTGGCTGGCGCAGCAGGGGATGGTGAAGACGGGAGAATGCCCAGCGGCGGATAGCGTTTATGCTTACGCCAACAGCCTGCAGCGTACCGTCGCCACCGCGCAGTTCTTCATCACCGGTGCGTTCCCGGGCTGCGACGTTCCCGTGCACCATCAGGAAAAAATGGGCACCATGGATCCGACCTTTAATCCGGTGATTACCGATAACTCGCCGGAATTTCGCGAAAAAGCGCTCAAGGCGATGGAGTCCGAGCGGCAGAAAATGCAGCTGGGCGAAAGCTATAAGCTGCTGGAGCAGATGACGAACTACGCGGATTCCCCGTCCTGCAAAGAGAAAAAGGTCTGCTCGCTGACTGACGCGAAAGATACCTTCAGCGCCGACTATGAAAAAGAGCCTGGCGTATCCGGGCCGCTGAAGGTGGGTAACTCGCTGGTGGACGCGTTCACGCTGCAGTATTACGAAGGCTTCCCGGCCGACCAGGTGGCCTGGGGCGAAATCAAAACCGACCAGCAGTGGCGCGTGCTGTCGAAGCTGAAGAACGGCTATCAGGACTCGCTGTTTACCTCCACCGAAGTGGCGCAAAACGTGGCGAAGCCGCTGGTGAAGTACATTGATAAAACGCTGGTCACCGAACAGGCAAAAGCGCCGAAAATCACCCTGCTGGTGGGGCACGACTCGAACATTGCTTCCCTGCTGACGGCCCTGGATTTCAAACCCTATCAGCTGCACGACCAGCAGGAGCGCACCCCAATTGGCGGCAAGATTGTTTTCCAGCGCTGGCATGACAAAAATGCCAACCAGGAGCTGATGAAAATTGAGTATGTCTACCAGAGCTCAGAGCAGCTGCGTAACGCCAGCGTGCTGTCGCTGCAGTCGCCCGCGCAGCGCGTGACGCTGGAGCTGAAAGGCTGCCCGGTGGATGCGAACGGCTTCTGTCCTGTCGATAAATTCAATGCGGTGATGAATAACGCGGCGAAGTAA